GTCGATATTTGCGGTTCCGGCACCGCCGGCATCGAGCGCCAGCGACATCGACGTTCGCTGCTTGGCGGCGAGTTTTACGGTGGTGGCCGGATTACCTGTGACTTTCACCGGACCCGTGGTCTTGACGCTGATGGTGTAGTCGCCCGCCGCGCCCTCGACGTTGTCGAGGTCGAAGCTCATGGTGCCCTTGTCGCCATTGAGCAGGAAGCGCGGCAATGTCGCCGTCAGCACCACGGGATCGCGGATCGTGACATCCGTCGTGGCGCGGCCGAGCTTTGTCGATGTCCACGCCACCGCCATCACCCGCGCAGTGCCGGCGAATTCCGGTATTTCGAAATTGATCATGGCCGTGCCGTCGGCGGCGACCGTGACAATGCCGGAATACAGCGCCAGCGGCTTTTGCGTCGGCGGGCTGCCCTGCAGCTCGGCGCCGGCGGAGTCGCCGCCAGTCCTGATCTGACCGCGGGTGCCCTGCATGCCGTCGATCAGCTGTCCGTAGAGGTCGCGGATTTCCGACGTCATCCGGCGCTGGCCGAGATAGTAATCGTCGGGCGCCGGCGGCTTGTAGTTGGTCAGATTGAGAATCCCGACATCGACGGCGGCAACCACGATCTTGGCGTCCTCGCCGGCATTGAGCCCGCCGAGTTTGACCGGAATCTTAAGCGCGGTTCCCGGCCGCACCAAGGCCGGCGGCGAGAGGTTGACGGCGAGCGTGCGGGTCTTCTTGTCGATGCTGAACCATTTCAGCCCGATGGCGCGACCTGGCATCCGCAGTGCGGCAGCATCGAGCGGACGGCGCAGCGTCGCCACCACATAGGCGCCGGTGCCCCAGTCCTTACCGACGGGAATCTTGACCTGCGCGGTGCCTTGCTTGACGTCGGTGGTTTGCGTAGTCAGCAGCCGGTCGCCCAGCACGTTGATGGTCAGCTTGCCGGAAGAGCGCGCATTGACCGATACCACCATGGTGTCGCCGGACTGGTATTCCGGCTTGTCGATCGAGGTTTCCAGCAGGTCCGGCGTATCCGCGCTGCCATCGGAATACCAGCCGACGTCGAATTGCACCGACGTGATCGGCCCTTCGGCCTCGGTCGACTTGACATCGAGGCGGTAGCGGCCGGGCTGCGGCAGCAGCGTCACCCGCGCGGGCTTGTCGGCGGCGAGGTTGAGGTCGCCGTCGCCGACCCGCTTGGTCGATTTGACCGGCTCGTACTCCCAGGACGAATTCTGGCGGTACCACTGATAGCGGGATTCGATCTTCAGGAGTTCGTAGCGCAGGCCGCTGCGGGCGAGCTGCTTGCCGTCGGGCGCGACGAACACCACGTCGAACTCGGCCTTGTCGCCCTCGGCGACGCTCTTGTCGCCGAACAGTGGCTTGACCCCGATCAGGGCGATTGAGGGCTGCACCGGCAGCACCAACTTGCGCTCGACGGCGCGGCCGCCGGCCTCCGTCATCCGGATGAAGATCTGCGCTTCCTGCGGGCGCGTCGATGACGGCGGCTTGGCGAGGCTGACCGGGAAGGTCGCAATGCCATTGGCGTCGGCCTCGGGCAGGTTTTCGATCGGCGTGCGCTCGTTGCTGGAGGTCTCCTCGTCGGCGACGCCGAACTGGTAGCCGGGGTAACCGGGACGTCCCGAGGCCGCCGGCGCGACCAGCATGTCGCCTTCCAGCTGAAGGCCGGAAGCCGGCGCACCATAGAGGAAGCGACCGGCCACCTTAAGTTCCACTGGAACTTCAGCCTTGATCTGTTTCTCCTTGCTGGTCAGCTCGAATTCGATCCGTTCGGGGATGTAATCCTCGACCATGAAGCTGGTTTCGCCCACGGAAGCGCCTTTGGGATCGGTGAAGGCGCGCGCCCGCCATGTCCCGGTCGGGACCGCGGAATTGAGCGGCACGGCCAATGACCGGCCGCCCGCACCCTGGTCCGGCAACACGGCGCGGCGGTATTCGACACCGTCGGGGCGCTCGATCACCAGCGTCAGAGGGCCGCCGGTGACGGCATTACCCAGGCCGTCGCGCACCAGCGCGGTGAGATAGACCGTCTCGTTGGAACGATAGACGCCACGTTCGGCATAGACGAAGGCATCGGCGCCTGCGGGCACCGCCCGGCCTGAAACGCCGCGGTCGGACAGATCGAAGGCGTTGGATTTCAGGCTGAGGAAGGCGTAGTCGGCCTTCTCGCCCGACACCGTCAGCATCGCCGGCGACAGGCCGCCCTCGCCGCGCGCCAGCCCGGCCTCGAACAGCACGTGGCCGCTCTCGTCGGTCTTGCGGGTGGCGAGGATCTCGTTGTTGCGCGCCACCAGCCGCACCTCGGCTTTGCCGACCGGCTCGGTCGAGGCCAGCGAATTGACGAAGACGTGGATGCCGTCATTGCCGGAGAACGCGGTCAGGCCGAGGTCGGAAACGATGAACCACTGTGTCGCCAGCGAGCCGTCGCTGTCGCTGCCCGGGCCTTTGGCTTCAGCCGTCATGACGTAGATGCCCGGCTGGAGGTCACCCAGGGCCTGGTCGACAGGGAACGCTGTGGTGACGTCCTGATTGAGCGTGGTCGCGGTGGCGAGTTCCCCGGACCAGACCTTGACGCCGCGCTCGTCGCCGAGGTCGGAGAGTTCGTATTTGCTGAGCGCCCGCTGGAAATCGGCGCCGATCACGGTGTTGATCAGGTTGCGGTCGCCGATCCGGAACACATTGACGGACACCGCAGGCGTATTGACGCTGACGACGGGAATGCCGCGCTGGCCGGTGCGCGGCAACACATAGGCCCGCCCGGTGAAGCGCACGAACGGTTTGCGGTCGCGCACATAGATGTTGAATTC
The genomic region above belongs to Bradyrhizobium sediminis and contains:
- a CDS encoding alpha-2-macroglobulin family protein, which gives rise to MIGLVRAAALCATLALGLVTAQAADKAFKRDDLADSAVKLEAQIKSEAGAVAKTNATLKTDADAAFKRSDFRTGLQILGQIAATTPEDSANWLKLARTIFQIRPASSSEQTFLLERASTAAYIAYQRAGNAGEEADALAVLGRAMSERKLWRPALDSLRLSLDLREVAEVRGQYEKMRDQHGFRLLDYTVDSDAASPRACFQFSEELAKRVDFAPFLALAGSDKPALSAEGKQLCIDGLKHGERYNVNLRAGLPSTVKESLPKSAEFNIYVRDRKPFVRFTGRAYVLPRTGQRGIPVVSVNTPAVSVNVFRIGDRNLINTVIGADFQRALSKYELSDLGDERGVKVWSGELATATTLNQDVTTAFPVDQALGDLQPGIYVMTAEAKGPGSDSDGSLATQWFIVSDLGLTAFSGNDGIHVFVNSLASTEPVGKAEVRLVARNNEILATRKTDESGHVLFEAGLARGEGGLSPAMLTVSGEKADYAFLSLKSNAFDLSDRGVSGRAVPAGADAFVYAERGVYRSNETVYLTALVRDGLGNAVTGGPLTLVIERPDGVEYRRAVLPDQGAGGRSLAVPLNSAVPTGTWRARAFTDPKGASVGETSFMVEDYIPERIEFELTSKEKQIKAEVPVELKVAGRFLYGAPASGLQLEGDMLVAPAASGRPGYPGYQFGVADEETSSNERTPIENLPEADANGIATFPVSLAKPPSSTRPQEAQIFIRMTEAGGRAVERKLVLPVQPSIALIGVKPLFGDKSVAEGDKAEFDVVFVAPDGKQLARSGLRYELLKIESRYQWYRQNSSWEYEPVKSTKRVGDGDLNLAADKPARVTLLPQPGRYRLDVKSTEAEGPITSVQFDVGWYSDGSADTPDLLETSIDKPEYQSGDTMVVSVNARSSGKLTINVLGDRLLTTQTTDVKQGTAQVKIPVGKDWGTGAYVVATLRRPLDAAALRMPGRAIGLKWFSIDKKTRTLAVNLSPPALVRPGTALKIPVKLGGLNAGEDAKIVVAAVDVGILNLTNYKPPAPDDYYLGQRRMTSEIRDLYGQLIDGMQGTRGQIRTGGDSAGAELQGSPPTQKPLALYSGIVTVAADGTAMINFEIPEFAGTARVMAVAWTSTKLGRATTDVTIRDPVVLTATLPRFLLNGDKGTMSFDLDNVEGAAGDYTISVKTTGPVKVTGNPATTVKLAAKQRTSMSLALDAGGAGTANIDVDIKGPNGLTLARHYALDVKAATQILARRSIRTLAKGESLTLTSDMFSDLVQGTGGVSLSVSLSTALDAATILKALDRYPHGCSEQITSRAMPLLYVNDLAAGAHLAMDTAVDQRIRDAIDRLLARQGSNGSFGLWSAGGDDAWLDAYVMDFLTRAREKGFAVPDVSFKSALDRIRNSVVNANEPEKDGGRDLAYGLYVLARNGAAPIGDLRYLADTKLGNLATPIAKSQLAAALALVGDKGRAERVYAAALESLAPKPVIEFGRVDYGSALRDAAALVSLASEGNAPKATLTQAVARVETARGLTPYTSTQENAWLVLASRALARETMALDINGASAKTAVYRSYKAAEMAGQPIKITNTGDTPVQAVVSVSGSPITPEPAASNGFKIERNYFTLDGKPADVSKAKQNDRFAVVLKITEAKPEYGHVMVADYLPAGFEIDNPHLVSSGDTGTLDWIEDGEEPENTEFRDDRFTAAIDRASDDKTVFTVAYVVRAVSPGKYVLPQAYVEDMYNPSRYGRTGTGSVEVRPAK